One Flavobacterium sp. 90 DNA segment encodes these proteins:
- a CDS encoding ammonium transporter, translating into MRKIILSVILITILVLTFISNFILTDNPIPAEAVKFDTGDTAWMIVATAFVLLMTPGLGFFYGGMVGKKNVISTMLQSFMAMVIVTILWVIVAFGLAFGPTIGGIIGNPLPNLFFQGVGTSTAWSLAPTIPFMLFALFQAKFAIITPALITGAFAERVRFWAYLLFMVLFILIIYAPLAHMTWHPDGYFFKMGVLDFAGGTVVHMSAGWAALAGAIFLGKRKVQKVNPARITYVLLGTGLLWFGWFGFNAGSALGSNGLAVQALGTTTVAAAAAAMAWVFLDKIIGHKLSALGACIGAVVGLVAITPAAGFVSIPHAIFIGAFAAIVSNIVVSKFPKGKIDDALDVFACHGVGGMVGMLLTGVFASKAINPAVGDNQGLIFGTPTLFINQLIALVAVSIFAFVGSYILFFVVNKITPLRVTEEKEELGLDISQHGEFL; encoded by the coding sequence ATGCGAAAAATTATTTTAAGTGTGATTCTTATCACTATTTTGGTACTAACCTTTATTTCGAACTTTATCCTGACTGACAACCCAATTCCGGCTGAAGCTGTAAAGTTTGATACAGGAGATACAGCTTGGATGATCGTAGCAACTGCATTTGTATTGCTTATGACACCAGGACTAGGATTTTTCTACGGAGGAATGGTAGGTAAGAAAAACGTTATCAGCACCATGCTACAAAGTTTTATGGCAATGGTAATTGTTACTATATTATGGGTTATTGTTGCTTTTGGCTTAGCTTTCGGACCAACTATTGGCGGAATCATTGGAAATCCACTTCCAAATTTATTCTTTCAAGGCGTTGGTACTAGTACTGCCTGGAGTCTTGCACCAACAATTCCTTTCATGTTATTCGCATTATTTCAAGCAAAATTTGCCATCATTACTCCTGCATTAATTACAGGTGCTTTTGCAGAGCGTGTACGTTTCTGGGCTTATTTATTATTCATGGTTTTATTTATATTAATTATATACGCTCCATTAGCACACATGACGTGGCATCCTGATGGATATTTCTTTAAAATGGGAGTTCTAGACTTCGCTGGTGGAACTGTAGTACACATGAGTGCTGGTTGGGCTGCATTAGCAGGAGCGATCTTCTTAGGAAAAAGAAAAGTTCAAAAAGTAAATCCTGCAAGAATCACTTATGTATTATTAGGAACAGGTTTATTATGGTTTGGATGGTTTGGTTTCAACGCAGGTTCTGCTTTAGGATCTAACGGTTTAGCTGTACAGGCTTTAGGAACTACAACTGTTGCTGCTGCCGCTGCTGCAATGGCATGGGTTTTCCTTGATAAAATCATCGGACATAAATTATCTGCACTTGGAGCTTGTATTGGAGCTGTTGTAGGTCTTGTTGCTATTACTCCTGCTGCAGGTTTCGTAAGTATTCCTCATGCTATTTTCATAGGAGCTTTTGCTGCAATCGTTAGTAATATTGTAGTAAGCAAATTCCCTAAAGGAAAAATTGATGATGCATTAGATGTATTTGCTTGTCACGGTGTTGGTGGTATGGTTGGTATGTTGTTGACAGGAGTTTTTGCTTCAAAAGCAATTAACCCAGCTGTTGGAGATAATCAAGGTTTGATTTTCGGAACTCCAACTTTATTTATCAATCAATTAATTGCTTTGGTTGCGGTTTCAATCTTTGCTTTTGTAGGCTCATATATTTTATTCTTTGTTGTAAATAAAATTACGCCACTAAGAGTTACTGAAGAAAAAGAAGAATTAGGATTAGACATCTCTCAACACGGAGAATTCTTATAA